The sequence GTCTGACTCTGCATCATTGTCTGCCAGCCAGCCTAATCATCAGACTATTGTTCTACCTGTCAGACACCAGGGTCATGGCTCACTCTGTGTCTGGAACTTTGTGTTGGACTATGTGAGTCTGACTGACTTGGGGTGTTGTTTACCCATCGGGTTGTGTATTCACTTGTGAGTCTGACAGCACAGTTTTGTCTAGCTGTGCATGTGTTCTTAGATGTACCCCTCTGACAGTGTCTGGCAGATAGTCTGATAATTAGTCTGGCTGTTTCTATCAATCTTGTTGTGCCATCATTGTAACCACCTGAATGACTTCTCATAGCTGAGGTGTTGGCTCATCTACTGATTACGGGCAGAAATCTGTCCGGCCATCTTCTGTCTgcctgacaatttttttttttggcgggcaACTAGTCACTATGTTTGCCTGTCTATCTAGGAGCTGGTTCTTGAATGGAAACCTTCTCATCATCATGGTCAGTGTGTTAATCATCCTGCCACTGGCCCTCATGAGACACTTGGGTAAGAGGCTTCCTGCGTTGGTCATAGGATAGTGGGGTTAGAGAAGGGTAGCCAGATTGAGAGAACCCCATTTTCAAGGGCTATTGAACACTAGGGGAGAGCTTTTTTGATGTGGGTTTTAACAGATGAATAGGAGTTTGCTCAATAGGAGTTTGCTCTGGAGGGGAGGCTGGTCCAGGCAGAAGTAAAAGCTTATGCAAAAGTGTGGCATAATTGGGCTGAGGGGATCTTGAAGGCTAGACTAGGGATTTGATATTTGCTgcagggcaagcatgtcaaactcgtggccggcGGGCCACATAAATAAGGCATGTGGCCCGCTtactgtgagtttgacatgcttgctgtaggggGGTCCCTGGATTTCTGAGTTTCTGCGTTATTGCTCCTTGCAGGCTACCTTGGATATACCAGTGGTCTTTCTCTGACCTGCATGCTGTTTTTTCTCATTTCGGTGAGTCTGAGAAGGACTTgaagaagtggggagagagagattggggcATTGGGACACAGCCTTCCCTGTAAGCTCATTTCCCCATCCTTTCTTCTTCAGGTCATCTATAAGAAGTTCCATATTAGCTGTGATGTGGGCCACAATGAGACAGCAGCAGAGAGTAAGAGCCCCCCAGTCCATCCCATCCAGGGGCTCAACATAAGCTGTGAGGCCCAGATGTTCACAGTGGACTCACAGGTGGGTATGTAGGTCAATAGGGCTTGCACCACACTCAGGACCTCTGGAGCCATGTATTGGACATTGGGGGCTTCCAAGTATCTGATATGAAGAGCAGTGCTGGGGCCAGGAGTATGGAGAATAGGGGATGGAACCCTGTAGGTTCTGATCTGATGTACTTGGCCATTCCCCCAGATGTTCTATACAGTGCCCATTATGGCTTTTGCCTTTGTCTGCCACCCTGAGGTGCTGCCCATCTACACGGAGCTCTGCCGGTGAGTGGACAGGAAAGTGGGCATGTGTGATGAACCAACAGGTGGGGTGGTAGTCATAATGACTGACAATCCCTATAGCAATTCTGGGACTGTAACTTGATTATTGATTGTAGATTGTGCAAAGGGAGGGGTTTGAGGTGGTCAGGAGGTCTTGGGAGACACAGGAAAGTGACTGTTTATTGATTGGGGCTCAAGTATTTCACTCTTTTAACATCCAATACAGTTGTTAATGGACAGAGTGGGGCAGCAGAGGTGATCAGATGGAGGTGGTGGCATGCACGGATGGGGACAGGGATATGACAGGACAAAAGGAGCTCAGGGATGATATGATAGGAGATGTGTGGATAATTAGGTCAGATATAAGGGAGGGGCAGTGACAGTCaaatggaagggagaggcagagatggtCAGACAGAGGAGATGCGCAAAGATGGTCGTGTGGGATGAGATATGGATGGACAGAGAGGGGAGGCTTGGCTAGTTACACAAGGGAGGTAGAGATGAAAATCCAAGAGTGTGCCAGCTGAATGTCAGCTCTGGGAGAAGGGGATCTGGAGGGTGGAGGCTGGTTTTGAGGGGCCTGGACCAAGTCCAGGGATATGGGCATTAGAATTCTATGACCTCTGTACCTTAGGCCCTCCAAGCGCAGAATGCAAGCTGTAGCCAACGTGTCCATCGGTGCCATGTTCTGCATGTATGCACTTACAGCCACCTTTGGATACCTTACCTTCTACAGTGAGTGGAGCTGGAGCCAGGGTTGGgtggcagctggggtggggactgggaaggctggtggggcaggagccTGAGCACTTTCCCTCCATGCCTCCGGACTCATCAGTTTCCAAATGGGCGGTATGCATCACACATGTAGATTTtgttactctgtgtgtgtgtgtgaggggtggtggtggtggtgggagaaggGACACTGGTTCTGGTTCTCCTGCCACATCCAGCATCCCTTGTCCCACGTTCcatggcccaggcagtgtggaGGCAGAGATGCTACAAATGTACAGCCAGAAGGACCTGCTCATCCTCTGTGTGCGCCTGGCGGTGCTGCTTGCAGTCACTCTCACTGTGCCAGTTGTGTTATTCCCTGTGCGTAGGGACAAATTGGGGCCATGGAGCAGAGGGACATGGGTAGAGGGTACAGGCATAGATGTTTGGATGGATGTTGGAGATAGGAgtggatgaagggatggatggaggaggcagggatggaCAGATAGGGAAGGCAGAGTTGTCAGACtgacagagagaaagcaaaaatatatgATAGGACAGAGACAGCCGGGAGGACAGgggtgtggggaagcatgggacttggttgtaatgtctgtaaggaggatccTTTGGAAGAtcaggggcctctggggggaccttgccaaaggcggcagcccctaccttaacttttccaaacaagtctgatcccccaggtgttttgctagaatctctatgtttagtttTTAGACATGaacttgtagaagcatgtgctttctcaaggatacttacccctGCTGATTGTATCCAGAGATTAAtttgagttcaagctgttgttacaataaaaggctaatgaggcaggcaatcaaggctTATTTGGCTCCTTATGCCAACtagccccttagcctctctttcacagaaacatgtgtcagagtaatcattcatccatcattcaGGGTCTGCAGGTCAGCCCTGGCACAGGGGTAGTAGTTGAAGGAAGGAGGCACAGATGTCTGCCTAGACAGAAGAGGGAGGCAAAAATGGTCAGACAGAGGGTAGTGGCATAGATGGACAGTCAGAATGAAGAAACAGGCTAGACAGAAAAAGGGTGGAGGCAGAAGTAGTAAGGTGTAAGAGGGACTAAGCTCTCAGATGAGGAGGTGAAATGACTagaaagaggggagagatagTGAGATGGAAAGAGGCAGGGATCTCAGATAGGATGGAAGGACAAGTGGGTAGTCAGGGGAGGAGAGATAGAGGAGGAGGCAAAGATTTAAGACAGTGGGTAGAGGCATAGATGGATGATCtgacagaaagaaagaggcaTGGATTATCAGAAGGGAGGTGGATGCTCATTCAGAAGTTGAAGGCACAGATGGATGGTCAGATAAAGTGGAGACAGTCAGATGGAAGGGAAATCAGGGATCTCAGACAGAGGGTGGAGGCAAAGACAGATGACTACAAGGAGGGGGAGGCAGCATTTGGGCGCTGACTTGTGTCCCACCTTACTCTGGCTACAGATCCGCCGGGCCCTACAGCAGCTGCTCTTCCCAAGCAAAGCCTTCAGCTGGCCACGGCATGTGGCCATAGCCGTGATTCTGCTCGTCTTGGTTAATGTCCTTGTCATCTACGTACCGACCATCCGGGATATCTTTGGGGTTATCGGTCAGTACCCAAACCCCAGTCCCCATCTAATATGGGCCTTGTACCCCAAACTTACATAGACTCTTATTCCTCCTGCTTATACTTCAGGGTccacctcagcccccagcctcatCTTCATCCTTCCCAGTGTCTTCTACCTCCGTATTGTACCCTCTGAGGTGGAGCCCCTCTCCTCGTGGCCCAAGATCCAGGTGAGTTTTCCAGGGGAGGGCTGGGAAAAGGTGGGTGCTCTGAGGATGGAGCACTCCAAGATGGCTAGAGATAGAAGGAACTTTTTCAAGAGGGGCCTGGGTGAAGATGGTGCATCCAGAGAGAAAGGTGGTTAGTCTGAAAGAATGAAGATTGTCTTAGGAAGGGGGTGAGCAAACAGAGAGCACCAGCTGGGTCTGGGAAGACAGAGGGGCACCCAATAAGGGGCTGGCATAGAGGGAGTGTTCTCCAGATGGAAGGTGCACTATTAGAAGAGAGTCAGGAGGACTTTCAAGGAGGATGGAGGAGAGTACTCCCTAAAAGGTTCTAGGAAGATGGAAGGAAGATTCAAGGAATGGTTTGGATTTAAGGAAAGAGGAGCACAAAGGAGAGTCAGAAATGAATGGGGACTCTCTGGAGGGCCTTGAAGAACATTCTCAGGAGGAGCTCTGCTGTGGTGACCCATCCAGTctcatcttctctccctcttgccCATAGGCTCTGTGTTTTGGTGTCTTGGGGGTCCTCTTCATGGTGATCAGTCTAGGCTTCATGTTTTTCAACTGGGCCACAGGCCGGAGCCATGTGTCTGGACACTGATTGTGCCCTGTTCCAGCAAGAATCCTGTGTGCATGCATCTCTGTGTGTGGAGGAAGATGGGGCCACTCTACCAGGTCCCTCCTGTCTGGTGTGTGAAGGTGGCTGGTTCCCATTAACATGGCTGTCGGAAGTAGGTGGCCACAGAGACTGCAGAGTGGTCCACTGTCCTCCCCAGGGATGCTGAGCTTGGATCATGGTCCTAATCTCAACTccacaggagcaggaggaggccagGTCCTCAgagagcccctgcccagcccagtcCTTTTTGCCTCCTCCTGGTAGAATCTGTCAGGATTACACTCAagttaaaggggaaaataaagatgTTACTTGCAACGCTTGCCTCAGCCTTctgatctatttttaaaacttcttggtGGAGCTTGCTTAGGTTCAGACAGGGGTAAACTGAGACCCTGAGAGTAGTATTGAGCCGACTCTCATATGTTCGCTCACTTCTCCACTCCTTCAGTAACTTGCTACCCAACTCATTGTTTCATTCACTTGCTCATTTCAGAAACATCTATTGAGAgcctactaggtgccaggcagtgttctaggTGCAGGGGTACAGCAGTGAATTAAGCAGACACTTAGCCCTGGAATTGATGTTCTAGCACCAGAATGGGAGAattatggcccacaggccaaattcaacCCATGATCTATTTTTGGCCCTTGAACTAAGAATGGTTTGCATATTTCTaattgattgaaaaaaaaaatcaaaagaataatttGTGACACTTGAAAATTATATGAAGACTTGGATTTTCATATTGAAAAAAGCCCTAAGTTAGCCCTAAGTTCTGAACATGATTAATGCACACAGGCGCGCACGCacgtgcacgcgcacacacacacacacacatacacacacacacatgcaataaataaaatttctaggtTTAAGAGACAATTCTAAAGGATAAGGTGAAGATCCCGCAAGGTCCCagagaaaaaagaggagaaaatacaATGGAGACGTTCTTCAAAGAGATGATGAGAAATAACTTTGAACCTAGATTTCTATATCTAGCCAAGATAATCCATatgaaagcaaaaatatttcagaaaattcatCATGTACATGCCTTTTATGAAAGGATTATTATAGCATGTGAttcagcaagaagaaaaaaatggatttaggaggaaggagggggttcTAATAAGCAATGCTGaggggaaaaacaataaaatttattgaaaagtttaaataagttttaattgtaaaatttaaaaattaaaatcttaaactAAAGTTCTAGGTAATATAAACATGGAAGATGAGGGGAGGGACAGGAAAGAAAAGAGTTCTTGTTTTATAtattgctctggccagtgttctcagtggttagagcgttgcccCGAACACTGAagggttgaaggtttgattcctggtcaagggcacatacctgggttgcaggttctatccaggtgcgtgcgggaggcaaccaattgatgtgcctctctcacatggatgtttctctctctctctctctctctctctctctctctctctctctctctctttccctcccgccctccctccctccttcccttccactctttctaaaaaatcagtggaaaaagtatccttgggtgaggattaacaacaaaaaaagagatggaTATAGATTCTAATTAATGGTAGAATTGTAGAATAGTTAAGAGCACTTACCTTTTAGAGTGTAAAACTTTAAAGCCAGGCTGCATGGTTTCAAATCTGGTTTCTcaacttactagctgtgtaaccttttTTAAGTCAAATAACCTTTCTGCGCCTCAGTCTACTCAAGTAAACCAGGGATAACTAGGGTATCCAATTAATTGGATTACTATAATGATTAAATGAGTCAATATATGTAACACCTTAGACTAACACCTGTCATGTGATAAGtgctatgtatatttttattgttgttagtaatgacttaaaatgtttaatattaaaatgtaaagccAATAGTTGTTGGCTTCCTTCCctaaacccaggcctgcaggtgccACAGAAGAGGTGAGGAGGTGTTTGGATTTCAGGACTATCTCTAGCAATAAAACTTGATGGTTTGGTCCTCATTGGGGGATGAGATGGCTTAGAGTGTGGGAAAAGGTTGGAGGCCACAGACAGAGAATAAGCTGAGGTGGAGCTTTCTAATTGTATCCAGAACAGCTCATATTTTTGGGAAGGCTCATTACCTGTTCTGTAAACACCACAGAGTAGAAAAGTGGTAGGGCTGACTCAGTGCCAGTCTGAGGTGGCATGGTCACATCAAGGCATAGTGGGGTTGAAAAGCTCATAGAAAAGTTCAGCCTGGCTGGCTAGTAACTAGGTATTCCTTCCCTAGCCCTCCATCCTCGGGGTAGGCAATTACAGTGATTAACACCCCACTCTTAATGGTGCTTGTCCTGCTGGGTGTTGTTCACAGACAATATTTGGCAAGGCAAGTCAGAAACTTTATGCTTGGCCAAAGAATGGAGAAGGATAATTGAATGCCTAATGATTCCTTCTCCTTGATTCTGGGAAATTAGGAAAGTATTaaatagtggtggtggtggtggggggggtaggTGGGTTCAGAAGTGGGGATTCCCAAGGAAGATGTGTGAGGCAGGATAGAAAGAAGTTCAGGAAAGATCCTGACCAGTGCGGTGAGGAAGTAAGAACCCACATCCTCTCACTGGAGCCCCCACCTCTGGGCTTGATCAAAGGGAAACAGTTAATGGCAGGAAACTCCTGTGGTGGTCATTGAAGTCACAACAAGGCCCCCTCCCAACCAGAAGGTGGAGTCAGAATTTGGCGCCACAAAGCTTGGGGACAACCCTCCCCTTAGAAACAAAAGCCCAAGAAGCAACCGACCACAGAACACCTAACTTGTGGTTTGGCCTATGTCCGCTTGAATGCATACTTCTTGCTTCTTTCACAGCGGTGCTCACACCCtggcctctttctttttctctatctgAATAAACTTGCTTTGATCTCACTTCAATTCTTTCTTGACATTTTTCCTGGGTGAGTCAAGGACCTGGAGTTCCCCTGACACTCAAAAGGTCCCCCACTGTGCAAGGGTAggaccagccccccccccccattcccttgcAGAAGCTGTCCATAACAGGTGGAGGGACTATGGATTTCCAAGGGAGCATGTGCAGTTCCCAAACATGTTTGGAACATATCTAGCTACTAGTATACATAAcatgtctcattttatttttttatatacatatatattttaaaatatattttattgatttttcacagagaggaagggagagggacagagagccagaaacatcgatgagagagaaacatcgaccagccgcctcctgcacaccccctaccggggatgtgcccgcaaccaaggtacatgcccctgaccggaatcgaacctgggacccctcagtccacagaccgacgctctgtccactgagccaaaccggtttcggcaacatgtCTCATTTTAATGTTAAATCTCCACCTCTGGATGTAATTTTTAGTATACTAATGAAGAAAAGTTCCTCCAAccttggcttgggaaggggtttcaGGTGCAATCTTGGATTTTTCCAGTGCAAACATTTCTTGAGGGTGGTCCTTGGATTTCTCATTTGATTCCTGTGAGCAGGCTTAGCTAACCCTGGAATTtacgcctttttttttttttctagttcagcCTGCTTTTTGTCAGGGGATATGTTGGAGAGAATACAAGAAAGTCAGTAGAAGTTTAAAGATTAACTAATGATGTGGTGGCACAACATGGTGACATGAATAAGGAGAATTTTTGTGCATTGCTAAGCAAGAATCTGCTTTAATCATTCACCAttgtaaatgctttttaaatttaaagttctttttgCCCCCAAGGTGAGTACTATAtcgaatttaaaaattcattctatTGCAATTCTGATAGTTGCTTTACTTTGAACCTTACTGGATATTTAGACAGCTACAAACCACTCACTTtgatatgtatgtacatatttttatttttatttttatttttttaaatagccaagattttattttctctgatttttaaaatatattttattgatttttttttacagagaggaagggagagggatagagagttaggaacattgatgagagagaaacatcaatcagctgccttctgcacaccccctactagggatgtgcccgcaaccaaggtacatgcccttgaccggaattgaacctgggacccttcagtccaaaggccgatgctctatccactgagccaaaccagttagggctatgtacatctttttaaaagctaaataaattTCTTGCCAGCCCATAACCCACGAATGACTTTCTTAAGAGCCTTGGACCaatctcttttaaatataatgtcAAGGAAGATAAGCACCCCATCACTCTCTCACCTGGGAGTTTAACCTGGGTGCCTGGCTCCAAGCTATAAATAGTTCAGTCACTTGCCATAGAGAaagattaatttttctttcagattAAGGCAATTAGCTAGCACAGCTGACTACTACAATTAACAGGTGAATTTAGGTCTTGCCTGGGGGTATTTGGTTTTCACACTTGGATGCTGCTGTAAAGACAGGCCAATGAGCTGCACACTTGGACTTTCCAGCTCCTTCCACCATTTTTGGAATGTATGAAACACTACACCTTAAAGTGTGGTGTCTGGTTTCCAAAACAGCTGCCCCAGGGGCCAGATGATGCAATCTAGAAATATGGGGGAGTTAATATCTGTTGGGTACATTTTGACCATTAAGAAAAGAAACTGGGAATGAGCCAGGCaaattctccctccttcctccctctcacgCACTATTCTGTGCATGGTTTCTTTGTATTGTttggagaataaaaaaaatgtttttattgatttttagagagaggaagggagagggctagagaaataaaaacatcaatgagaaagaaacattgatctgctgcctcctgcacaccccttactggggattgagctgcaacctgggtatgtgccctgactgggaattgaaccgtgacctcctggttgacactcaatcactgagccatgatggccggGCAAGGATAATTTTTGAACAGTACAGGAAAACAAGAAAAGGTGCTGGTGACAGAAAGGTGCGATCAAATTGATAGAGAAATCCAAGGAGACAAAATTGCAGTTAAAATCACCAGAGGCAAGAGCTGTTCTTTGtaacagtctttaaaaaaaaactccaatctcagaatgaaaaaggagaaagagggaatactacgctgccgtaaaaaggaaggaactcctaccattcgcaacagcatggatggacctagagagcattatgctaagcgaaataagtcagttggagaaagataaatatcacgtgatctcactcatttgtggaatataatgaacaacataaacgggTAAACAaacacagatccagagatagagaaagcatcaatcagaccgtcaaacctcagagggaaggtgggggagggtggggataagggggagagatcaaccaaaggacttatatgcatgcatattggcccaaccaatgaacacagacaccaggggggtgagggtatgaaatgggaggtgggggggaattgggggataaggacacatatgtaatactttcatcaataaagaataaaaaaagaaaaaggagaaagagcaggAGTGGGCCTTCGGTAAGTtattgggtggaggggggcaaaaaggGGGAAAtcagagacatctgtaatactgtcaacaataaaataaaataaaacaaaataaataaataataatttttaaaaagttcatttgtagattttcctccagcacctcatAGATTGGCTAGAAGCTGCCACTTTCACCTCTATAATGAAACTCCAAGAATTGTTCTTTAACAAAAGTGAACAATCTATCTGCCCAACCTTCTGTATAATAACCATGAACATTAAAACATTTGATCATGTAGTAGGCCACAAATACAACCTTGAGAACCCCGTTAAATGTAGAAAAATGTAAGGAATATTTTCTAAACACAATATAATCAAACTAAAACAACTTTGTATACTAAGAAGTTTTATAAAACATCCTTAAAGTCTATCTGAAGATGGCTGATTGAACCAACTTGTCTACCTCCTCAGTGATCCACTGAAATGACAGAAGAATTAATAAAGTACAGATGTTCCTTGACTTATAATGGGGCTATGCCCCAAAAAACCCATCATAAGTTGAAAACTCATTTAATACTGAACATTATAGCATAGCGTAGCCTACCTCAAACTTGCTCAGAGCATTTACATTAGCCTccagttgggcaaaatcatctaGCATAAAACCAATTTTGTAAGATAGTGTTGACTATCATGTAATTTATGTGTAAAcacaaaacacaattaaaaaaacaccctgaaaACACAGTACAAGAGTATCAGTTGTTTACTCTCATGATTGTGTGGCTGATGAAGCTGTGGCTCATTTCCACTGTCCAGTATCACAAGAGAGCACTGTATCAAATATTGCTAGCctggaaaacattaaaattcGAAGTACGGTTTCCACTGAATGCATATTGCTTTTGCACTATTGTAAATGTGAAAACTTGTAAGTTGAACCATCATTAGCGGGGAAACCATCTGTACTGGAAAATAAGAAATTCTGaagaattccttaaaaaaaaagaaataagttcaGATAAGATATAAAAGGGTGAAGGGAACCAGAAGCCAAAATAAGCAGGAGGAATCAACTAAGAAGATAAGAGTATATCCAGAGAAACTCAAAGCAGAGCATAAAT comes from Eptesicus fuscus isolate TK198812 chromosome 1, DD_ASM_mEF_20220401, whole genome shotgun sequence and encodes:
- the SLC38A5 gene encoding sodium-coupled neutral amino acid transporter 5 produces the protein MELQDPKMNGDLPAGAVGYRQEREGFLHSHNSAPGRKSAEFMDFEGKTSFGMSVFNLSNAIMGSGILGLAYAMAHTGVLFFLALLLCIALLSSYSIHLLLTCAGVVGIRAYEQLGQRALGPVGKVVVAMVICLHNVGAMSSYLFIIKSELPLVIGTFLEMDPKGSWFLNGNLLIIMVSVLIILPLALMRHLGYLGYTSGLSLTCMLFFLISVIYKKFHISCDVGHNETAAESKSPPVHPIQGLNISCEAQMFTVDSQMFYTVPIMAFAFVCHPEVLPIYTELCRPSKRRMQAVANVSIGAMFCMYALTATFGYLTFYSSVEAEMLQMYSQKDLLILCVRLAVLLAVTLTVPVVLFPIRRALQQLLFPSKAFSWPRHVAIAVILLVLVNVLVIYVPTIRDIFGVIGSTSAPSLIFILPSVFYLRIVPSEVEPLSSWPKIQALCFGVLGVLFMVISLGFMFFNWATGRSHVSGH